In the genome of Fusarium keratoplasticum isolate Fu6.1 chromosome 13, whole genome shotgun sequence, the window CTAAAATCTGGGGTTCAATCCGGCCGAACTCACCCGAGGACGGTCGGTGATCTAATTGGGTGGGCAGATAAGACCGACTGCTCTTATCGAAGCCGCCGGCATCCGACCAAGGTAGCGTCGGCACATGCCgatgtcaaggccatcaatATAATAGTGGAATATCCAGCTTTAGTTAGAGGGCATTGATCTCCGCCTACGCCCTTCACAATGTCCTCAACTCTGGTCTTCCAGGGGACAATCATTCACTCCCTTGATCCCGAAAATCTTGAAATCTTGGAGAATGCGACACTCATAGTCCACGACGGTCGCATCACCGGCTTGTACAAGTGCACCGATGAGATGCCACAAGATGCCATCCCTTCGGCAGCCAAGCTCCATAAACTTCCATTTGGAGACTTTTTGATTCCGGGCTTCGTTGACATACACAACCATGCTCCTCAATGGCCGATGCGCGGTCTCGGCCAAGGTCTTCACATCCTGGATTGGCTTAACGACGTCACTTTTCCCTTTGAGGCACGCTTTGCCGACCATGACTACGCATCTAGCATGTATGAGTATACTGTTGAGGACTTTTTACGTCACGGAATCACTACGGCATCATACTATGGGTCGCGACATGCAGAAGCAACACGAATCCTAGCGAATATATGCCATAAAAAGGGCCAGCGCGCCTTGGTGGGGAAATGCAACATGGACAGGAATGCACCAGACTACATCTGTGAAGAGGATGCATCTGCATCCCTTCGTGAGACCGAAGAGTGCATCGGCCATATCCGATCCTTGAATGGGAATGAGGATGCTCTAGTATCACCTGTTGTGACGCCCAGGTTTGCCATCTGCTGCACACCTGAGCTACTCCAGGGTCTGGGCGATATGATTCGGGGCGACGATACCTTGGCAATGCAGACACATTTCAACGAAGCTCAACAGGAGATAGACGCAACCAAGGCGCTTTTCCCAGAGTTTGGCGGGAGCGAGGCGGACCTATACGAAAGCTACGGGTTGCTTAACCGCAGAGCTATCCTAGCCCACTGTACCATTATGAACGACTACGAAAAGGAGCGGCTCAAGGCGCTACAGTGCGGCATCGCGCATTGCCCGATTGCCAACATGACGGTTGGAGGAGGCTTCATGGTCGCGCCGATAAGGGACTTTTTGCGCCGCGGCATCAAGGTCGGTCTGGGGACGGATAGCGGTGGTGGATGGGCTTCCCAGATGCTTGCTGTCATACGCCAGGCCATGATAGCATCAAATGCACAAGAGGTCTTGTCCAAGGGTGGGGATAAGACACTATCACTAGACGAAGCATTCTACCTCGCGACAATGGGTGGTGCGAGGGTCCTCTGTCTAGAGGAAAGAATAGGCAgccttgaggttggcaaGGAACTGGACGCTATCtgggtgacgacgacgatgggaCTGCAGTCGGCCATGGCCCCGCGAGATACCCAGGACTCACCGAGAAGGATGTTTGAGAAGTTTATTATGACGGGTGATGATCGGAATATGGCTCATGTGTATGTCAGAGGTCGGCGAGTAGCTGGAAGTAAGTAAAAGTGCTAGTATTATATAATGCCTGTCCTAGCTGCGCGGCAGATTCATTAGTAACTCTAGTAGGTTTTTTATACAAGAATATGCgaataaataaatataatgAATTTATTACATTTTAATAAATCCTGCTAAAGCTGGGATTCTTCTCCTTAAATTTCTTCTCGCCAGACAATCCACTCAGGTCCGGGGTGCAGGTGCCAATGCCCATCCTGAGACACAGGAGACCGCTTGGTGGTTACCTTTGGCACAAAGAATGGTCTTGATATTTCCTCTGTATGATAGGGAGTCAACCCGTACCTCACGCCCCTTGCCAGATCGCTATAAACACGTTATCAGGAGGGGAGTAAGCCTATAGCAACCAACTGTAGCCACATCAATTTTATCCAGGTCCCGGAGTATTCCCTCCCGGTCCCGgcccttgacctcttcaTTCATGGGTTTCGAGTCTTGTGGCAGGGTCATATCGACACACAGGGATGTCACCAGTCACGACGGAAACAGGAGAAATGAGGCTGTTGTATTTTTTGGTATAACTGAAGCgcggcccttgatgggataactgagtCAAAGGATAGAGGAATGAGGCGATGGCTGATATCGATGAGGTAATGCCCGCAGCCGCCGCTTCATCGGTAATTCACCATAATGAGGATAGCCCTGCTCATGCCGTGAAAgccgttgatgaagaaggtgaCAGGGGAAAAGAGAGTGGGAGGTTAGCTAATGATCTATATGATTTCCGGTTATCAAGCAGGCACGCGTATGCGTCTCAAGCATTCATACAATAATAACTCCGCATAGCCACACGATCCATCCATGAGTCATTAAGGCGATCTCTGTCTTTGACAGACTTGATCATTCTAGCCATTGGGATCTGCTCAATAAGTGTCATTTCTAAGACGACGGGCTTCAAATTGGGCAAAATAAGTGTCTCCATCACAATTCCGCAGACTCCGACCCCGGGCATTTATGCAGTGAGCGATATGGCTAAAAGTCTTGACCTCATACCTAACATGCTAAGCTTCCCATGCGCCCAGTTTCGGCCCCCAGGCATCGGAGTCCAGGGTCCTCCTGACCGGGTCCATGCCACCGCAAAAGAGGATCCTCAAGGGCCCATTAAGTAGGGACCTGACAACGGCGAAACCATATCGAGTTTCGGTGTTGCCTTGAATACGGATTAATCATCGGCGATCACGGCCTGTGAAGCTTTAATGTTATCGGGCGCGTGCGTTTCCAACTGGCCGCAGCAAGTTCGCTAGCGATGTATTTACGGTGGTCTTGTTGTTGGACAATCGCAGTGCCAAGGCTGGGGACAATGACGGTGGTCAAAAGCAAAGGAAATAGGGAGACCCGATCGCAAGGTTCGCGGCTTTGTCAGCAATGCCGATCTCGGTCGTGATTGCAGGTCACGTGAGGGACAGAATCCTGTCATTCGCGAGGGCAGGTCACTCATGTGGGATGGGTACATGGCTGATCTAGAAAGGTGAAGACCAACATACCTATATGGAGTTGATCAAATAAATCTTGAACGGAGAGCCTGCAGCAACGAAAAGTCCGTCCACGCGAGTAGTAGCCTGTCTTCGTAGAGACTGACCAGCGTCAAGAGGCTGGTCTGTTGGGAGCATGTCAAAAAAAACAATCTGAGCCTCAATGATGGCATATTAGTGGCCAATCTAGATATCTCGTCTCTATCTAAAGTCTTGGACACCTACCAAGGCCAGTTCTTCATATCATTAGTCCTGACTGGAGGCCAGGCCTCGTCCTGAACAATGCTGCGGGGACTCTCATCCCGCCTGCGCGTCTTTCCAGCCTGCGAAGCATCCTCGATGTGGGCCCCGTGAGCAACGGAGGCGTCAATGACGTTTACGATTCACGATAAGGAGCATTTACCAGAGTTGTCATCGTTCACTCGCATATCGCTGTTGAAGGCGACggatcttggccaagacCTTGAGGCGCAAGAGGCCCGTGAATAGCCTCAAGCATCATCTACTACACACATATCCGGGTTCGGGCTGGGTCTTCTCGTCGGACAAGCGATCGGTCCGTGTCGGGTTGGCATCGACGTGCTGCTGTTTGGGGAGCTGCGTACGGTAGCAATCGGGCGTTGGCCTAGCCGGCTCGCAATCAGACCTGGTGGACGGTCGGATACCGGGTAGGTGGTCGAAGCTGAGAGGGCAGCCAAGCAAGAAAGCCTCGCTGGAACTGACCGATAGCTACCGACGCGGAGCCGAAACTTTGGTCAATGTGTTGGGTGTATTCAAGAAACTATAGATGGTAGGCGAAGCTTGCACTCGTTGAGCCATGCTAGAAAAAGGGAAGCTGTTGTCATTGCGGAGGTGAGATAGAGAATGAGCAGGACGGGGCTTGCTCAAGGTAACAAGCTTGAAATTCGAAGCTTAATAGATCATGCCATATTTCTCGGCAAGTCGTAGGCCCGTCTCCAAACGAGAAACTCAAGCCCATTGCCAAAAATCTGTTTCTGGGCAACTCCCCATTGGGCGCATGTGTGTCGGCGCCGGACGACCGAAGATCGCCAAGGAGCTAATTCAAGGGGGGGTACCTGAGTCACTTCATAGAGACAGATATGGGATAGGGATATATATATGTTCTGCGTCCCCGCCGTCCATCCAGCTATGGTGGCTCGCCCATCATATACCGCACATCACCCGGGCGAATGGTTTAGTGGTATAATACTCCCTTAGCAAGTTTCTTCAGAAAGATCCTCGCCACCTCTGGGAGTGGtccagggttcgattccctgtTCGTCCAATTTCAGGTGGTTAAACTCCACTGTTATCCactctttttgccctcctGAAGGGAGGCGAGATGAAGCCAGCCAACAtgcctcaagaacctcgaaCGGTGGAGTTTCTCTGTCCAAGGAGAGGTCTTATTCTCCCCTAAGGTACTGAAATAGGTTGCCCCAAATCTCTGCAATATCCGCGGACACATATTGTGAAGTATTCATTTACGCCGTCACTAGTATGCTCCCGGTGTCAGGCTCAGGATCAAGTCACTTCATCCGGGCCCCATATCAATAATGTAGTAATCGCTATGAAGCATATGGGACACATAATGGTCCAAACCAACTATTTAAGTCTTGATCTTAGGCGTCAAACTTCGATCGAGTTAACTACCCAAGCTCACTTGACCCGAGACGCCGATGGGGCCGCAGCGGCTTAAGTTTCGCCCCCAGAGAGCTTGTCTTGTGGCTAATGATATAACCCAGCTTGTATGCAGTACCTGCTGAGAGGCACCTTTTATTTTTATCGCAACGGCTTAACGACAGGGCTCTTGAAGCATGCGGTCATACTTCTATCAATTTTTGACGCTGCAATGACCTAAGGCTTGGTGAAGCATGGTTGATGGGGGGAAGCTGGCTGCTAGATTTCCATTGCAACCAATCTGCCTCCGGGCCGGACTCTATCGATGTGATACTCTGTCAAGGTGATTCCTGAACTCTCAATATCATCGAATGGCATCTTACGGTTGCTAAGCATCTTCTACTAGGCTTATCCGGTCAGACGAGGCTGCTTATCGCATTCCCCTTGATCGGCTCTCGCGAAGATACCTGGCAAAACAATTATCGAGACACTCGTGACGTgacggtcttctggctcagttatctcatcgagggccgggttTCAACTAGAACAAAGAACAAAATTTGTTTTGAGCATGTCAATGAAGACGGCGCTGTCTGTTGGAGACGCCAGGTGAACTCTGGAAAGGCTCCCCCGAACCTGCTTATTCGCGTGTCGCGTGTTGGTTAAGATCTTCAGATTAAGAGCAAGTCCTCCAGGGGTAAATTATGAACGAAAACACGAACACAAGACGAATATACTAATTCGACCAATGGACCGAAAACATGTACTGTCTGACGATCCCTATTTCCTTCCATCTGCTCAGACCAACACGGCATCTGCTGCCAGATCACCAGAACCCATCGGTCAAAGTTCGCGCTTCCAAAAACCCACCCTTACAGATCGCGTACAGTCCAACTCGGCGTCCAGTGATGTATTGGCAGCCCATCTATTTGACCCAACTCATTGATTAGATATTCCAAGAcctcctcggcgtccttgCCCACGGCCGGCATCCCACGTGTGATAAAGGGTGAAAGTTGCTGCTCGAAGGATCCAGGTCCGTCTCCCATGGCTTGTCGAAGCATAGCTCCGAGTTCTTCCCGCTCGTCAAGCCTGGGTGCGTAGAAGTTGTTCTGGTCGTCGGCTATCAAAATGGGTTGAAATATGGACCGCACGCCCTTTAGGGCTTCGGGCTCGGCTATTGGTGCGTAGTCTTGAATCTCCTCTGCCATGATTCGGTAGGCAGTAGCGAGATTCATAACAACGAAAGCCGACCAAAATGCATTGAAAATCCCTTCACCAGTGATGTCGTTGAAATTGTGCCACGATCCATTGCCACCCGCCTCAAGGAAGACTGGCATCAGCTGCTCCCAGTCTTGAGGAGTAGGCAGCACTATTGTGAAAAGCCGCCGTATCCCCACCATGTCCGCCAAATTTGTCGGTGCCTGTGGCCCCGACGTTTTATCACTTCTGTTGTTTTGTCCGTCTTCGTCactgtcgtcgtcgtcgtcctcctcctcatcgtcgtcatcctcatctggGAAGTCCTGCCACAGTTGACAGCTATTGAAATACCAAGAATACAATTGAGAGGCCACGCGCTTTCCACTTTCTTGAATTTCAACCTCTGAAGACAGATCTGTTTCATCTTCAAGTCGCACGAGCCGTGTAAGAATTTGAGTAACAAGGTCATCCGCATTGTGGTCTCCATCAAAGCGTCCTTCATTAACGGGGTAATAAAAGGAAAAACCACGGATGACGGCTGGTATGGAGTCCACAAAGATCCCAATGGGTAGCTCCTTCAGTAGCCCAAGCACGTAGGATAAATTCTCTCCTTCGGCGGCCGTCTCCAAGAATTCTGGTTCTAATAACGTCGTCGAGGGTTTAGGATATCCTGGATAGCTCCAGTGGATATGGTCTTAAAACAAACCGGCATTTTGCCAGCTTCTCATAGCGCTAAGAACTAAATCTCGGTGGGTTGTTTATATAGCCAAGGAATTACTAAAAGCGGCCGAAAACACCGTGAAAAGGTAATATCCCTAGTCAAAGCGACGACTATATATCTTACCCTTGGTAGTCAAAACTAACTCTTCATCGGGTTTATTATATAGAAAGCAACCTTTGATTGACATAGCCCCTAGTAGCTTAAGTGTCGGCTCAAATCTAGACCACCCACAAGCGTTGAGCGAGTTGGCGCCAAATACGGTATCTATGAAAAAGTCGATGGCACACCTATGTACAAACTGAATTCACTTCTGACTCCAGCATTTAAGGTGTTTGGGGCCTTCGCTAAATTCATTGTCAGGGTCGTCGAGTACCTCTAGAAGACCATGACAAACAAGCCGTAGCTCTCTCTCCGCCTTCGAACATATAGTGTGTACCTGTGCCGCCGTGATGTTACGGCCTGTTTGGGGAGTGGGAGCTGCGGACCGCTGGCCTTTGAGGGTGACAGGCTGCGGCCAGAGAGCTTTGACTTTACGGCTGGCCTGAGAGCAACGAAGGAAAGTAGCGGTTGGCCAGAGGGAAGCTGGATATCCATTGCAGATTAAACGTCAACTCGATGAGGGTCCCCTGAATCTAGTGAGGTTCTTCTGTCTCATATCATGCAAACCCAGTGCTGAATTAAGCCAAGCCCGCCGGCATACAGGGTCCAAGGATATTTAATGTTATTTGCTCTAAAAGCGCGTGGTTTATTTTCTCCCCTGTTTATCATCAGGGCCTTAATCCCATTCTCTAATAGCCCCGGGGCCCGGGCCGGCACCGCCCCCgaaggccgacgaggatCAGGTGGCTTGCGGGGGATCTGGGGTTGGCGGGTCACCTCCTCATTGTCAGGATTCAGAGGTGTGGTGGAGCTACACGAGCCGGATAGTAGACTATGGTTGGGCTGGACTTGGACGGAACCGGCTGTACGTGTACTTATATAAGGTGAGATTGCTTCGACAAGTCTTTGAGTCCGCTTCGCAAGGAAGGATATCCTCTATCCCCTCTGCTACTCATATGCCTCGGTGTTTTGTTTGTGGCCTATTATCTCCTGCTgatccatcaacaacaccaacatggCCGACTCAAGGTTTCCAGACAACCAAGACTTGGAGGGTGAGAAGCTTGGTTCCAAAGTGGAGGACCACCAGATCGAGTCCGTCCACGACGAGATCCTGAGAGTCAACATCCAGGAGCCCTCAAACCGCGCCATCACCTGGAGGCCCAAGGCCGCTCTCCgccttcttgtcgtcatcgtcatccaagGCCTGAATATGCCACAATATCTTCTCCGCCCTACAGAGTAGACGAGCTGACATGTATCTGCTCACAGGTGTGGCTGCCTTTGCCATCGATGGCAACATCATCGGCGGCATGTCCGCCCTACCAGCCTTTCGGGAGCACTTCAACGTCAGCACCAGCGGTAGCGTCAttgccctcgtcctcgccgccaTGTCCATAAGCAACATCGTCGCCAGCTTGTTCCAGTGGCTGTCTGATCTGATCGGCCGCCGCGGCGTCAGCTTCATCGGCAACATCATGCTCGTCGTCAGCTGCATCCTCCAGGCCACCGCCCCGAACCGTGCTGTCATGATCGTGGGCCGTGTCTTCGGCGGGGCCGGGTGTTCGCTGAGCGCCACTGTCGGTCCTCTTTACATGAGTGAGGTGGCCTCCTCGGCTCATCGAGGCCTTGCTGTTGGCCTGTACTGCTCCTGCTACAGCACCGggtccatcatcatcgcctgCGTCCTGCTTGGCGGCTCCTACATGGAAGGGAACTGGACGTGGATGATGCCCATGCTCTTCCAGCTGGCGCCTCCCGTCATGGCTCCCAGTGCCGGCGTTTTGCGTTTGCGTTAACAGCGTCATCGTGGTATCCGAGTTGGCCCCAAGGGCATTTCAATTCAGAAACAAGATTGACTCTAAAAAAATATGTATTATGTATGCTTAGACATTCCCGCATCGTTAACCATATCGATCAGAGACCCCCACGTAGCTCCATCAAACATATCAAACATCATATCTGCCCCGTCAAACTGGCTTAAATTCTGATCAAAGTTCTGGCGCCTGTCTGGGAAAGTCGTGGGGATGGGTGCATGATAGGGCCCCAAGACTCGTTCACTATTTGGCATGCTTAAATCCGGGAGGGATGTGAAGGTGTCGAATTGAAAGGAGTCGTATAGACCTGTGGCTGACTGGTAGTCGTTGAGATCGTGGTTTAGCGTGTCTGGGTTGCAGCAGTCGTTTCTTGGGAAGTTGTCGTGCCGAGTATCAGGGCCGTTTCGTaggcttgaccttgggagAGGGCTGTTCGCTGTTGATGGATTACGGGCGTTTGATGATCCTCTAAGGGCTCTGGATGGAATTTGTGGTGAGGGTTGGGTTTCAGAGCGGAGACGCGTTCTGGGACTCTCTGTGGCACGTCGTTTTGTTGAACCAGGTCCAATGCTCGATGGCCGACCACTATGAGCAGGTCTACCTGAGTAACCGGATTCAACGTCTCCTTCTGGTCGAAAGCGTTTCCGCTCTCTGGTCTTTACCTCAATGCTCCTCAATAACATGGACAAGACCTCTTTACAATCCTTTGCCATACGCCAGCGATGGGTCATAGAAGTTAAGAGACCCAAGGCGGACGATACCCCACTTCGAGAGTCAGCTAGATAGgaataataaagagaaataCATACGATATGGCCTTGGCTGGACTATATGACTGGAGCCATGTGGCAAGAGCCAAAATGAGGCCACTCATCCAGACAGCCGTCATATACCCGGGCCAGAATAAAGGTCCCCCAAGGCCCGAGTACTCTCCAACTGTCTCGATGATACTGCTCGCAGCCCCGATGCATACCTGCAAGCCGGCCCTGAATTCGGCGCTCGAGGGATCGAGGGATAGTGTAGGCCTGTTGAGAAGGAGTACGCAGTAATGATACAAAACAAAAGGGAAGACTGTTGGTTCTGGTGTAAGCTCTGGATTTTCCTGTTTGGCCCTTGAATCGAGGCGTGGTTGAGTCAAACTGTTTCCCCATGCTGACACGTCTGctttgaggaagaggacagTCTGATCGTCGGCTCTTCTATCTGGTATCGATTTGTGGAATATCTCGAGTAACCTTCCTACTAGCTGGGAGTACCGCACGTGGTTTTCCAAAACGGACTGGGTTTCTCGGCGGTGCTGGAGAATGGCCACTGTTCTCCTCGATGGCCCGTTTGGAGTCTCAGTTGGGTTCTGCCCTAGGTCTGCACTCTCCTCAGGCGAGGGATCTCTGCTCTGGGCTCGCAGTCGTGGAGATGCTAGACGTCTGTCGGGGTGGTTGGCCGGCAGGTGAAGAATCAGATTATCCGCTGCAGCAGCACTCGACGGTGAAAGCACCGACTGCGCAACGGGTTCATGCAAGTCTCGATGACCGGGCGCACAAACATCGATATCAGAATCCTGTATTCCATTCGGATGCCCTAGGGACTGGCTCAGAAACCGGTCAAGTACGTAAAAGCTCCAGAAGATGCGTTTCCGCATATCCCGGTCTTCAGGGGACAAGTGCCAGTACCGGAATGGACAGCGGTGCATGCCCGTCTGAAATATGGATCTTGAGATTAGCCCACCGACGGATGACGCGTGCCGGAGGGACATTGTGGATATGAAGTAGACCTGGGCGGCGAGCAGGGCTTGGATGGAAGGGATGTCGCACTggagagcgaggaggccTAGCGTGGGGAGGAGATCAGAAGCCGAgcggatggagatggaggataGGTCAGGGATATTGTCACTCTCGAGGCGAgcgatgttgaagatgcaTTTGAAGGTGACGAGACGGCTGAGAGGTGTGGTAGATGTGTCGCGGTAGAGGGCGTCTAGCTGGGAGAGGCATTCTGGTCCATGGAGGAAGGGGACGAGGGGATGCCAGATGCGGAAATATGTCAAGACTAATTGCCTGGCTATGGCATAGTCAGGCAGTTTGCTCAAATCAAAGGATGGGCTTGCAGTTGCTGGTTGGCGTTGATCGTTCGTCTGGGTAATGCCGGCTTCGCCTGATGCTCCAGCCTCCAGCCCCATGTTGCGACCGACCTGCTCATCTCCGCCGACGATACAGTCCTCTGGTGACGGGTCATTGAGCAGCCGTTCTCCATTTTCGCTGGCGTGCTGCCTCTCTTCTGATTCTGCATCCGGGGTGGTGGCGAATGCCCTGCGAACGGTGTTGATGAAGTAGACGCCTGAGGAGCTGCCAACGTATTGGCTGTCGCCGTTCTTGAGGGCTCGGAGGCTTCCAATCTCGGGAGTCATTGCGGGTGGCCGCGGAGGGGATTGGCCGTTGAGTTTTCAATGTCTTTGGGGCTGTGAGAATTAAAGATTGAGATGAGAGGACGGTAGTTGAGAAGTGTGGGGAATTGGTCCGGGCGGCTCCGGGGCCGGCCGGGTATATGCGGTCGCTCATTGCCATGTAGGTGAAAAAGCCATGTATGAAAATGACAGGAGCTTTCTCGCACCTGGTCCTTTGGCAGTTTTATATGGGCCTACAGTAAGTGATATCACAAGGTACAGCCGGTGATCGGAGGGTTAGGGTTATGAATTATCATCATGACTGAATTAATTAGAGCATGGACTGACTCTGAATTTGAAACAAGAAACATCATTGCAGATTAATCATCCTTGACGTAAACATACAAGATCCGTCCTACTCGTGTTTCATGGCCCCTTTACCATAGGTAAGCACTCTCATACCCTCCAACGTCTCTGGAATTTTGATATCCCGTACTCCGTGTTGGTGTTTGCCCTAGATGCGTCATTTGAGACTGGCTTGtccctgcttcttgatgtaTTGATAAGGTAGACTCTGCCCTCGAGCTTTCACCGACTCTGGCATCACAATCCTCTTGCTGCGCGACGGACAGCTGGTGAGCGATCGGAGACTCAACACCAGGACTCAACTCATTCAACCTAAATTCTGAGGTATCTGCATCTTGAAGCGTAGTCTTTCCATGCTCGCTGGCGACGTTCGTATCTATCAACGCATGGTCAATGGACTCATATTGCCTGGATGGCGTGTCATTCGCAGCAGTCGACATCCGATCGGCCCACCAGCGTCTGGCATCTTCAGCCGAGTTGAGGGGGTAGTTGCTCCAATATACGGGCCCAGCTTTGTCTTTCCAGGTCAGTCCATGTCTGTTTCCGACATCAGAGGGCTCGTCGAGGTTTGCACTTGGCTGCCTATCTTGCTGTAGATAGTCGTAGGCAGACATGAGCTGTTCATCTGATACTTGCGACATCAGAGCGAGTAGAATGGCTTCAGTCTCGATCAAGCGCTTCTCAATAGTCGCGGTGTAATGTTTTGGAGGACCGCTATGGATCCATGATTAGCCAAATTCCACGGTGATTTCTATACCAGACGCTGCAGCCTACCGCTTCTGTGGCTGAGGCCATTGGCACTGAACGTCGTTGATGCGGCATCGAACACACTGAGGGCTATGGAGATGAGCCAAAGGCGTTTAAAGTCCACTGTACTTGAACAGGACGAACCGATCTCCACTGCACTGTACATTATGTTTAGTGGCTGCTTCGCCAGCAATTTCGACATGCCAAAGCGCGTACCTTTTGCTTCCTGGACCTGCAGGCCTTGCACGCCCCGCTGGTCCGGATATGGTTCGGGCCCTGATTCTTCATGGGTCGTTCTGTCATTGTGGCTGCCGGCTGATTGTGCGAGCGTCTGTCGGGGTTGCGAGCGGACAGATGAAGCGAAGGGAATGATGAAGCTCGGTCAAGAGTTTTGCCGCGGATGAAGGGCTGACCTCGGCTCGGCCCCGCACGGCGATCTCGGCATAGGGTGGGTACCATTGAGCGGAGGTTTAAATGTCCGAAGAGTTCAAAGTAGGTTGGTAACAATCACGGAGCATGCAATCCCACAATATGATCCATTCTCTGCACTTTTTCTTGTCATGCGTAGATACAGAAAGCCATCGCCACAGCGGAGGCCTCGAGCAGATAGGGAAGAACCCGGACTTCTGGAGAAACTCACAAGAAATAACAGGAATACACTAGCCAGTGTGTCGTTGCCGAAACTGATTGTACCTCTACCTTGGAGGCAAGCGGAAATGTTCTTTTTTTTGGCTGGCGTAGTGGATAGCCTTGACAATATCCTACAGCCACGATCCTCGTTAGACATGGCACTCATGTATACGAAGAGAATGTTTGTGCGAATAGTGGTCGATCTTGATCCATTGCAGCTGCTGTCTATATCTGGCTAATGCAATAGTAGAATTAGGGTGTGTAGATGGAGGGAGTACGTCGTCTCTGCAGAAGAAAGTAGGTTATGTGTACTTTAG includes:
- a CDS encoding Guanine deaminase codes for the protein MSSTLVFQGTIIHSLDPENLEILENATLIVHDGRITGLYKCTDEMPQDAIPSAAKLHKLPFGDFLIPGFVDIHNHAPQWPMRGLGQGLHILDWLNDVTFPFEARFADHDYASSMYEYTVEDFLRHGITTASYYGSRHAEATRILANICHKKGQRALVGKCNMDRNAPDYICEEDASASLRETEECIGHIRSLNGNEDALVSPVVTPRFAICCTPELLQGLGDMIRGDDTLAMQTHFNEAQQEIDATKALFPEFGGSEADLYESYGLLNRRAILAHCTIMNDYEKERLKALQCGIAHCPIANMTVGGGFMVAPIRDFLRRGIKVGLGTDSGGGWASQMLAVIRQAMIASNAQEVLSKGGDKTLSLDEAFYLATMGGARVLCLEERIGSLEVGKELDAIWVTTTMGLQSAMAPRDTQDSPRRMFEKFIMTGDDRNMAHVYVRGRRVAGSK
- a CDS encoding Fungal-trans domain-containing protein gives rise to the protein MTPEIGSLRALKNGDSQYVGSSSGVYFINTVRRAFATTPDAESEERQHASENGERLLNDPSPEDCIVGGDEQVGRNMGLEAGASGEAGITQTNDQRQPATASPSFDLSKLPDYAIARQLVLTYFRIWHPLVPFLHGPECLSQLDALYRDTSTTPLSRLVTFKCIFNIARLESDNIPDLSSISIRSASDLLPTLGLLALQCDIPSIQALLAAQVYFISTMSLRHASSVGGLISRSIFQTGMHRCPFRYWHLSPEDRDMRKRIFWSFYVLDRFLSQSLGHPNGIQDSDIDVCAPGHRDLHEPVAQSVLSPSSAAAADNLILHLPANHPDRRLASPRLRAQSRDPSPEESADLGQNPTETPNGPSRRTVAILQHRRETQSVLENHVRYSQLVGRLLEIFHKSIPDRRADDQTVLFLKADVSAWGNSLTQPRLDSRAKQENPELTPEPTVFPFVLYHYCVLLLNRPTLSLDPSSAEFRAGLQVCIGAASSIIETVGEYSGLGGPLFWPGYMTAVWMSGLILALATWLQSYSPAKAISGVSSALGLLTSMTHRWRMAKDCKEVLSMLLRSIEVDLLIVVGHRALDLVQQNDVPQRVPERVSALKPNPHHKFHPEPLEDHQTPVIHQQRTALSQGQAYETALILGTTTSQETTAATQTR
- a CDS encoding Zn(2)-C6 fungal-type domain-containing protein, which encodes MTERPMKNQGPNHIRTSGACKACRSRKQKCSGDRPQCVRCRINDVQCQWPQPQKRGPPKHYTATIEKRLIETEAILLALMSQVSDEQLMSAYDYLQQDRQPSANLDEPSDVGNRHGLTWKDKAGPVYWSNYPLNSAEDARRWWADRMSTAANDTPSRQYESIDHALIDTNVASEHGKTTLQDADTSEFRLNELSPGVESPIAHQLSVAQQEDCDARVGESSRAESTLSIHQEAGTSQSQMTHLGQTPTRSTGYQNSRDVGGYESAYLW